A genomic region of Planococcus kocurii contains the following coding sequences:
- a CDS encoding YhfH family protein codes for MKTKKTYETRTKKECRECGCEIKERQQSIIYECERCMCNKDD; via the coding sequence ATGAAAACAAAAAAAACGTATGAGACACGCACGAAGAAAGAATGCCGCGAGTGCGGATGCGAAATCAAAGAACGTCAGCAATCCATCATCTACGAATGTGAACGCTGCATGTGCAATAAAGACGACTAA
- the aceA gene encoding isocitrate lyase has translation MVANKLQQIEELKTSWTEDSRWNGIERPYSPEEVVKLRGSVQIEHTLARKGAERLFRSIHEEDFVNALGALTGNQAVQQVKAGLKAIYLSGWQVAADANSAGQMYPDQSLYPVNSVPDVVKKINQALQRADQIDGVEGVEGFDWFAPIVADAEAGFGGPLNVYELMKAMIEAGASGVHFEDQLASEKKCGHLGGKVLLPTQNAVRNLVSARLAADVLGVPTLIIARTDADAADLITSDIDPRDHKFITGERTPEGFYRTNPGIDQAIARGLAYAPFADLVWCETSHPNLEEAQQFADAIHAEFPGKLLAYNCSPSFNWKAKLDEETIAKFQVELGKMGYKFQFVTLAGFHSLNHSMFELAHDYKDHGMAAYSKLQQAEFANESKGYTATRHQREVGTGYFDEISQIVSGGTSSTTAMKGSTETAQFTTAN, from the coding sequence ATGGTCGCAAACAAACTTCAACAAATCGAGGAACTAAAAACTAGCTGGACAGAGGATAGCCGCTGGAATGGCATTGAACGCCCGTATTCGCCAGAGGAAGTTGTAAAACTTCGTGGATCTGTACAAATCGAGCACACATTAGCAAGAAAAGGTGCTGAGCGTTTATTCCGTTCGATTCATGAAGAGGATTTCGTCAACGCCTTAGGTGCTTTAACTGGTAATCAAGCAGTTCAGCAAGTAAAAGCAGGATTAAAAGCAATCTATTTGAGCGGCTGGCAAGTAGCAGCTGATGCTAACTCTGCAGGTCAGATGTATCCCGATCAAAGTTTATACCCGGTCAACTCCGTTCCTGATGTTGTGAAGAAAATTAACCAAGCACTTCAACGTGCCGATCAAATTGATGGCGTTGAAGGCGTTGAAGGATTTGACTGGTTTGCACCGATTGTAGCCGATGCGGAAGCTGGATTTGGTGGTCCACTAAACGTTTACGAACTGATGAAGGCGATGATTGAAGCTGGTGCATCTGGTGTTCATTTTGAAGATCAGTTGGCTTCTGAAAAGAAATGCGGTCATTTAGGCGGCAAAGTATTACTGCCAACTCAAAACGCGGTTCGAAATTTAGTTTCCGCTCGGTTAGCAGCAGACGTACTTGGTGTCCCTACATTAATTATCGCGCGCACAGATGCGGATGCGGCTGATTTGATCACTAGCGATATCGATCCACGTGACCATAAATTCATTACTGGCGAACGTACACCTGAAGGCTTCTACCGCACAAACCCAGGCATCGATCAAGCCATTGCTCGCGGCTTAGCTTACGCACCTTTTGCAGATCTTGTCTGGTGTGAAACGTCTCATCCAAACTTAGAAGAAGCACAACAGTTTGCCGATGCCATTCATGCGGAATTCCCAGGTAAATTGCTTGCTTACAATTGCTCGCCATCGTTTAACTGGAAAGCAAAACTCGATGAAGAAACAATTGCAAAGTTCCAAGTTGAACTCGGTAAAATGGGCTATAAATTCCAATTCGTTACACTAGCTGGTTTCCATTCATTAAACCATAGCATGTTCGAACTGGCTCACGACTATAAAGATCATGGCATGGCTGCCTACTCAAAACTGCAACAAGCGGAATTCGCCAACGAATCAAAAGGCTATACAGCAACTCGCCACCAGCGTGAAGTTGGCACTGGCTACTTTGATGAAATTTCCCAAATTGTTTCCGGCGGCACAAGCTCAACTACTGCAATGAAAGGTTCGACTGAAACAGCTCAATTCACAACAGCTAACTAA
- a CDS encoding DUF1641 domain-containing protein, with protein MASPITQIKKRQWTPEEIRQQKLYELESLIAEQNQALNKLLAITGDLDDAGVLDAVVAMVKAKEGISEVVMGQATRVPVTNLINNMMGAAAALTAIEPASTEKLASSVVNGLKEAESQNHNGKKLGVLQMVKAFRDPDINRAIKFGLNFLKGMGKGLDR; from the coding sequence ATGGCAAGTCCAATAACACAGATTAAAAAAAGACAATGGACTCCTGAAGAAATTCGACAGCAGAAGCTTTACGAATTGGAATCATTGATTGCTGAACAAAATCAGGCACTCAATAAACTATTAGCAATCACTGGCGATTTAGATGATGCTGGCGTGTTAGATGCCGTCGTAGCGATGGTCAAGGCAAAAGAAGGCATTTCTGAGGTGGTAATGGGACAAGCAACTCGTGTACCCGTAACCAACCTCATCAATAACATGATGGGCGCAGCTGCTGCATTAACAGCGATTGAACCCGCATCTACGGAAAAGCTGGCTTCAAGTGTCGTTAATGGATTGAAAGAAGCCGAGTCGCAAAACCACAACGGCAAGAAACTGGGTGTGCTTCAAATGGTTAAGGCATTCAGAGATCCTGACATTAATCGCGCCATTAAGTTTGGACTCAATTTCCTGAAAGGGATGGGAAAAGGATTAGATCGCTAG
- the fdhF gene encoding formate dehydrogenase subunit alpha — MSIKINGSPTEFEQGKTILQVLNEQKILHPQICYMPEVDPIQTCDTCIVEVDGQLVRSCATPATAGMEVLLASPRAKEAQTEAMDRILENHLLYCTVCDNNNGNCKVHNTVDLMEIEHQKYPFEPKCSVDEVDLTNPFYRYDPNQCIACGQCVEVCQNLQVNETLTMDWSRDRPIVLWDGGAKINDSSCVSCGQCVTACPCNALMETSMLGEAGFMTAIPEKILNPMIDLVKDVEPGYSGILAISDAEAKMRETRTKKTKTVCTFCGVGCSFEVWTKDREILKIQPVSEAPANQISTCVKGKFGWDFVNSEERITTPLIRKNGEFVEASWEEALDLVASKFKTIKEENGKDSIGVISSSKITNEDNYVIQKLSRQVFETNNVDNCSRYCQSPATDGLFRTVGMGGDAGTIKDIGNAGLVIIVGANPAEGHPVLATRVKRAHKLHEQKLIVADMRKNEMAERSDLFITPKQGTDQVWLMAVTKYMIDQGWHDQQFVDENVNYFNEFKEVLAQYTLEYAEKRSGVSKETIIQTAEMIRDADGTCILWGMGVTQNTGGSDTSAAISNLLLATGNYRRPGAGAYPLRGHNNVQGACDMGSLPGWLPGYQHVTDDNARQKFERAYGVKIDDKPGMDNIQMLQAVDEGIMKAMYVVGEDMALVDSNANHVDEVLAKLDFFVVQDIFFSRTAQYADVILPAAPSLEKDGTFTNTERRVQRLYKALPELGQSKADWWIVQEIANRLGAGWNYSHPSEIFAEMASLSPLFAKADYTNMEGWDSFLWGSLEGESTPLLYVDGFNFPDKKARFALSDWVEPVVFPQEYDLHINNGRLLEHFHEGNMTDKSRGILSKLPETFVEVSPELAKERGLEDGSTVRLVSPYGALKLPVIVTGRVKGNELFLPMNSTKKETAINFLTGPAVDQRTNTPAYKQTKVRMEVLKDHVKSPLPKSNPRDKKRTPQSGIEVERKWAREGYVHLTDQR, encoded by the coding sequence ATGTCCATCAAGATTAACGGTTCACCTACCGAGTTCGAACAAGGAAAAACCATTCTACAGGTGCTCAATGAACAGAAAATTCTTCATCCTCAGATTTGCTATATGCCCGAAGTTGATCCAATACAAACATGCGACACGTGCATCGTCGAAGTCGATGGACAACTCGTTCGCTCTTGTGCAACTCCTGCTACTGCTGGTATGGAAGTCTTACTCGCTTCACCGCGTGCTAAAGAAGCGCAAACCGAAGCAATGGATCGAATTTTAGAAAACCATTTGCTTTACTGTACTGTTTGCGATAATAACAACGGTAACTGCAAAGTCCACAATACAGTTGACTTAATGGAAATCGAACATCAAAAATATCCGTTTGAACCAAAATGCTCGGTTGACGAAGTTGACTTAACGAATCCATTTTATCGCTACGACCCGAATCAGTGTATTGCTTGCGGACAGTGCGTAGAAGTGTGTCAGAATTTACAAGTTAACGAAACCTTGACGATGGACTGGTCACGTGATCGCCCTATCGTTTTATGGGACGGCGGTGCAAAGATCAACGACTCTTCTTGCGTGAGTTGTGGTCAATGTGTAACAGCTTGTCCGTGTAATGCGCTAATGGAAACCTCCATGCTCGGTGAAGCAGGTTTTATGACCGCAATTCCTGAAAAAATTCTAAACCCAATGATTGATTTAGTAAAAGATGTCGAGCCAGGTTATAGCGGTATTTTAGCTATTTCAGATGCTGAAGCGAAGATGCGTGAAACACGCACGAAAAAAACCAAAACAGTTTGTACGTTCTGTGGCGTTGGTTGCTCATTTGAAGTTTGGACAAAAGATCGTGAAATCCTAAAAATCCAACCGGTTTCGGAAGCACCTGCAAACCAAATCTCCACTTGTGTTAAAGGCAAGTTTGGTTGGGATTTTGTCAACAGTGAAGAACGCATCACAACTCCTTTAATCCGTAAAAATGGTGAGTTTGTCGAAGCTAGCTGGGAAGAAGCGCTTGACCTAGTAGCATCAAAATTCAAAACAATCAAAGAAGAGAATGGCAAAGATTCTATCGGGGTTATTTCTTCTTCGAAAATTACCAATGAAGACAATTATGTCATTCAGAAACTAAGTCGCCAAGTGTTTGAAACTAATAACGTCGACAACTGCTCGCGTTATTGCCAGTCCCCTGCGACAGACGGTTTGTTCCGCACAGTCGGGATGGGCGGAGACGCCGGTACGATTAAAGACATTGGTAACGCTGGACTCGTCATCATTGTTGGTGCTAACCCAGCAGAAGGTCACCCAGTCTTAGCCACACGTGTAAAACGTGCGCATAAATTGCACGAACAAAAATTGATTGTCGCGGATATGCGCAAAAACGAAATGGCCGAACGCTCCGATCTTTTCATTACACCTAAACAAGGCACAGACCAAGTATGGTTAATGGCTGTAACGAAATACATGATTGATCAAGGCTGGCACGATCAGCAATTTGTAGATGAAAACGTCAATTATTTCAACGAATTTAAAGAAGTATTGGCTCAATACACATTAGAATATGCTGAAAAACGGAGTGGTGTTTCAAAAGAAACAATTATCCAAACAGCAGAAATGATTCGTGATGCTGACGGTACGTGTATTCTTTGGGGTATGGGCGTTACCCAAAACACAGGTGGCTCTGACACATCCGCTGCAATTTCTAACCTTTTGCTGGCAACAGGTAACTATCGCCGCCCAGGTGCTGGCGCTTATCCGCTTCGTGGTCATAACAACGTTCAAGGTGCTTGCGATATGGGCTCATTACCAGGTTGGTTACCAGGCTATCAGCACGTTACTGACGACAATGCGCGTCAAAAATTCGAACGAGCTTACGGTGTGAAAATTGATGATAAGCCAGGTATGGATAACATCCAAATGCTACAAGCAGTTGACGAAGGCATCATGAAGGCAATGTATGTAGTCGGTGAAGATATGGCTTTAGTTGACTCGAATGCCAATCACGTTGATGAAGTTTTAGCCAAACTCGACTTTTTCGTTGTGCAAGACATTTTCTTCTCTAGAACTGCACAATATGCAGATGTTATTTTGCCTGCGGCGCCGTCCCTTGAAAAAGACGGTACATTTACAAATACGGAGCGCCGTGTTCAGCGTTTATACAAAGCTCTTCCAGAACTAGGCCAATCAAAAGCCGATTGGTGGATTGTTCAAGAAATCGCAAACCGTCTAGGTGCAGGTTGGAACTATAGCCATCCGAGTGAAATTTTTGCTGAAATGGCGAGCTTGTCTCCCCTGTTCGCAAAAGCAGATTACACAAACATGGAAGGCTGGGACAGTTTCTTGTGGGGTAGCTTAGAAGGTGAAAGCACACCACTTCTATATGTCGATGGCTTTAACTTCCCTGATAAAAAAGCACGTTTTGCTTTATCTGATTGGGTTGAGCCGGTAGTATTCCCACAAGAATACGATTTACACATTAATAATGGTCGATTGTTGGAACATTTCCACGAAGGCAATATGACGGACAAATCTCGCGGTATTCTTTCTAAATTACCAGAAACATTTGTTGAAGTGTCTCCCGAATTGGCAAAAGAACGAGGACTTGAAGACGGTTCTACCGTTCGCTTGGTGTCTCCGTATGGTGCATTGAAATTACCAGTTATCGTAACGGGACGTGTAAAAGGAAACGAACTGTTCTTACCGATGAACTCGACGAAAAAAGAAACAGCGATTAATTTCTTGACAGGTCCTGCTGTTGATCAACGGACGAACACACCTGCTTATAAACAGACAAAAGTACGTATGGAAGTCTTGAAAGATCACGTTAAGAGTCCGTTACCAAAATCAAATCCGCGTGACAAAAAACGCACACCGCAATCCGGCATTGAAGTCGAGCGCAAATGGGCACGTGAAGGCTATGTGCATTTAACAGATCAACGATAG
- a CDS encoding DUF2294 domain-containing protein: protein MTRQIHEFNDIIRKLRKNLFGKGPERIQTIFVNDMAIATLYGNLSPSEQFIARTAEGKEMVHAARTRMIQSVYDSAAPEGMEELVGAKFVHLFSDIKIEDDIAVSVFLFDRPIDQKGTAGGKPDETR, encoded by the coding sequence ATGACCAGACAAATTCACGAGTTTAATGACATTATTCGAAAACTACGAAAAAATTTGTTCGGTAAAGGACCTGAGCGTATCCAAACGATTTTCGTCAACGATATGGCGATTGCTACTTTATATGGCAACTTGAGTCCGTCAGAACAATTCATAGCGAGAACAGCGGAAGGAAAAGAAATGGTTCATGCTGCGCGTACTCGTATGATCCAAAGTGTTTACGATTCTGCTGCACCAGAAGGGATGGAAGAGTTGGTCGGCGCAAAATTCGTCCATCTGTTTTCAGATATTAAAATTGAAGACGATATTGCCGTATCTGTTTTTCTTTTCGACCGTCCGATTGACCAAAAAGGTACCGCGGGAGGCAAGCCAGATGAAACAAGATAA
- the fdhD gene encoding formate dehydrogenase accessory sulfurtransferase FdhD, translating to MKQDKTRKIMRYEKGAFTEKEDRVVIEQPATIKINGKEFITIVCSPAHMEEMAIGFLVSERIIPNYQAIQDIRVDEKTGTVNITAEKVYPFFEQLQNKRFISSCCGMSRQGFVFAHDAMIAKKMTEVRVTLTPENCFQLMTDMGDTAEMFKQTGGVHNAALCDANGIIVSRMDIGRHNALDKIYGYCLMNHIDVRDKVIVFSGRISSEILLKVAKIGCEIVLSKSAPTELALTLADDLGITAVGFIRGNSFNLYTHPERIVSDKATAIPVKKWGDK from the coding sequence ATGAAACAAGATAAAACACGGAAAATTATGCGCTATGAAAAAGGAGCATTTACCGAAAAAGAAGATCGTGTTGTGATTGAACAACCTGCAACCATCAAAATCAATGGCAAAGAATTTATCACAATTGTTTGTTCACCTGCACACATGGAAGAAATGGCTATCGGATTTTTAGTTTCTGAACGAATTATTCCAAATTACCAAGCCATTCAAGACATTCGAGTGGATGAAAAAACGGGAACCGTTAATATTACAGCTGAAAAAGTTTATCCATTTTTCGAGCAGTTGCAGAACAAGCGGTTTATTAGTTCTTGCTGTGGCATGAGCCGTCAAGGCTTCGTTTTTGCTCACGATGCCATGATTGCAAAGAAAATGACAGAAGTGCGTGTAACTTTGACACCAGAAAATTGTTTTCAGCTGATGACGGATATGGGCGACACAGCTGAAATGTTCAAACAAACAGGCGGAGTTCATAATGCAGCTCTCTGTGATGCGAATGGCATAATTGTTTCGCGAATGGACATTGGCAGACACAATGCGCTCGACAAAATATATGGCTATTGTTTGATGAATCACATAGACGTGCGTGATAAAGTAATCGTTTTTAGCGGACGTATTTCTTCTGAAATTTTACTAAAGGTAGCAAAAATTGGCTGTGAAATCGTACTGTCGAAATCTGCTCCGACAGAACTAGCCTTAACACTCGCAGACGACTTAGGCATAACAGCAGTAGGGTTTATTCGCGGTAACTCGTTTAACTTGTACACACATCCCGAGCGAATTGTCAGCGACAAAGCGACGGCAATACCTGTAAAAAAATGGGGTGACAAATAA
- a CDS encoding OFA family MFS transporter — protein MKKKPKNRWLIALSAVGIHISIGSVYAWSNFTNPLIDQFGWTTSQVQLTFSIAILFLGLSAAFFGSFVEKYGPRKAGLVAALFFGTGIIGSGFAVSASSLPMLYVFYGALGGIGLGIGYIAPVSTLVKWFPDRRGLATGLAIMGFGFAAAISSPIMEKLITTVGVEQTFYTLGAAYLIIMVLSSLYLEKPQEGWSPAGFEEKVNSGKIERKTDLSQLTANEAVKTKRFYYLWVMLFINVTCGIAILSAAKPMAIDSIGMTTVQAAALVGVLGIFNGLGRLGWATISDYIGRPNTYTAFFVIQIALFAFLPFTTNAIFFQIMLAIIYTCYGGGFASIPAYIADIFGTKQLGAIHGYILTAWAAAGLAGPLFAAFMKDKTGSYESSLLFFAGLFIVALVISLVIRLDIRRLQTKNKEMAVSGNTEVVSD, from the coding sequence ATGAAAAAGAAGCCGAAAAACAGATGGTTGATTGCATTATCCGCAGTAGGGATACATATTTCGATTGGCTCTGTTTATGCGTGGAGCAATTTTACAAACCCGCTGATTGACCAGTTTGGATGGACGACCAGTCAAGTGCAATTGACGTTTAGCATTGCGATTTTGTTCTTAGGATTATCCGCCGCCTTTTTTGGTAGTTTTGTTGAGAAATACGGACCGAGAAAAGCTGGACTTGTCGCTGCACTTTTCTTTGGCACCGGTATTATTGGTTCAGGTTTCGCTGTAAGCGCTTCCTCTTTACCAATGCTTTATGTATTTTATGGAGCACTCGGTGGAATTGGTCTTGGAATCGGCTATATTGCACCCGTTTCGACATTGGTAAAATGGTTTCCTGACCGTCGTGGTCTTGCAACGGGCTTAGCGATTATGGGCTTTGGTTTTGCAGCAGCAATCAGCAGTCCGATTATGGAAAAGTTGATCACAACTGTCGGAGTCGAGCAAACTTTTTATACATTAGGTGCTGCGTATCTAATTATTATGGTGCTATCTTCTCTATACCTTGAAAAGCCGCAAGAAGGATGGTCACCAGCTGGCTTTGAAGAAAAAGTTAACAGTGGTAAAATCGAACGGAAGACAGATTTGTCTCAGCTGACTGCGAACGAAGCTGTCAAAACAAAACGGTTTTACTATTTATGGGTTATGTTGTTTATAAACGTCACCTGCGGAATTGCGATTTTATCGGCTGCAAAACCGATGGCAATTGACAGTATTGGTATGACAACAGTTCAAGCTGCAGCTTTAGTAGGTGTACTTGGAATCTTTAACGGTCTTGGTCGTCTTGGATGGGCTACAATTTCCGATTATATTGGACGTCCGAATACTTATACTGCATTTTTCGTCATTCAAATTGCATTGTTTGCTTTCTTACCCTTTACGACAAATGCAATATTTTTCCAAATCATGTTAGCGATTATCTACACGTGTTACGGCGGAGGATTTGCTTCGATACCGGCTTATATTGCTGATATCTTTGGTACCAAACAGCTGGGAGCAATTCACGGTTATATTTTAACAGCATGGGCAGCAGCTGGACTTGCCGGTCCGTTGTTTGCAGCGTTCATGAAAGATAAAACGGGCAGTTATGAAAGCAGTCTGTTATTCTTTGCCGGTCTATTTATTGTAGCGCTGGTTATTTCATTAGTTATTCGTCTCGATATTCGGAGACTTCAGACTAAAAACAAAGAAATGGCGGTATCCGGAAATACTGAAGTGGTTAGTGATTAA
- the glp gene encoding gephyrin-like molybdotransferase Glp — MVEKRTPLPVINAVERVLECALSLGTEKVELEESFGRILAEPIIASSDVPPFDRSPYDGFAIRSVDSVGATGDNRIAFKVIDHIGAGEVSTKKLAAFMAIRIMTGAQLPEGADAVVMFEQSVETEESITIRKPFKALENVSLQGEDLRKNEVVINSGSYINPGTIALLATFGYSQVLVAKQPIVGILSTGTELLAVNEELEPGKIRNSNGPMIVAQLKRMGIRCKMYGISIDQLDESYEVVKKAATETDCLITTGGVSVGDFDFLPAIYERLGAEVLFNKVAMRPGSVTTVAVANGRYLFGLSGNPSACFTGFELFVRPALLKMMSASKPYLPHTTARLGEDFTKANPFTRFVRALYNGETVSPAGFNKSNAVSSIARGNALIVLPGGTRGYQSGDLVDVLLLGMEEGSDKWKL; from the coding sequence ATGGTTGAAAAACGAACGCCTCTTCCTGTAATAAATGCGGTTGAGCGGGTATTAGAATGCGCTTTGTCACTAGGAACTGAAAAAGTAGAACTCGAAGAAAGCTTCGGCCGCATTTTGGCAGAACCAATTATTGCTTCTAGCGATGTGCCACCTTTCGACCGGTCTCCTTATGACGGTTTTGCTATTCGTTCCGTGGACTCTGTGGGAGCAACAGGTGACAATCGCATCGCATTTAAGGTAATTGATCATATTGGCGCGGGAGAAGTATCAACAAAAAAATTAGCAGCTTTTATGGCGATTCGCATTATGACAGGCGCACAGCTTCCAGAAGGGGCTGATGCGGTCGTCATGTTTGAACAATCAGTCGAAACAGAAGAAAGTATAACGATTCGCAAGCCGTTTAAAGCATTGGAAAATGTATCTTTGCAAGGAGAAGATCTTCGGAAAAACGAAGTTGTCATTAACAGTGGGAGTTATATTAATCCAGGAACCATTGCACTTTTGGCGACTTTCGGCTACTCGCAAGTTTTAGTAGCCAAACAACCGATTGTTGGCATTCTATCAACTGGAACTGAGTTGTTGGCAGTCAATGAGGAACTAGAGCCTGGCAAAATACGAAACAGTAATGGGCCAATGATTGTGGCACAACTAAAGCGAATGGGCATACGCTGTAAAATGTACGGAATATCAATTGATCAACTAGATGAGAGTTACGAAGTGGTCAAAAAAGCGGCAACAGAAACGGATTGCCTGATTACGACAGGTGGCGTTTCTGTCGGTGACTTCGATTTTTTACCGGCAATTTATGAACGACTAGGAGCCGAGGTATTGTTCAATAAAGTAGCGATGAGACCAGGCAGTGTAACAACGGTAGCTGTAGCGAACGGTCGGTACTTGTTTGGTTTATCAGGTAATCCATCTGCATGCTTTACAGGATTTGAATTATTTGTTCGACCTGCACTTTTAAAAATGATGAGTGCCAGTAAACCATACTTGCCGCATACGACAGCGCGACTAGGTGAAGATTTCACCAAAGCCAATCCGTTTACTCGTTTTGTTCGTGCTCTATATAATGGCGAAACTGTGTCGCCAGCTGGATTCAATAAATCCAATGCCGTATCATCCATCGCGCGAGGCAATGCATTAATTGTTTTGCCAGGTGGCACGCGTGGCTACCAGTCAGGTGATTTGGTAGATGTACTGCTTCTCGGTATGGAGGAAGGGTCAGACAAGTGGAAACTGTGA
- the mobB gene encoding molybdopterin-guanine dinucleotide biosynthesis protein B, protein METVKVLQVVGFKNSGKTTLVLDLLKQANDKGKSVSTIKRHGHDGELDMPQTETDSMRFFTEGANSSVVYGGGVIQLHQRKEQATLDELIVLTSLGHPDYIFIEGFKEARFEKVVLLRSADEWLQLQSLQHISLVITQEVIELDNIPVILQNDSKQLREWFTNWMDGDRNEGV, encoded by the coding sequence GTGGAAACTGTGAAAGTGTTACAAGTGGTCGGCTTTAAAAATAGCGGCAAAACGACCTTGGTTTTGGATTTATTGAAACAAGCAAACGATAAAGGCAAATCAGTTTCAACAATTAAACGTCATGGTCACGACGGTGAACTTGACATGCCACAAACTGAGACAGACAGTATGCGCTTTTTTACTGAGGGAGCAAACAGCTCGGTTGTTTACGGCGGAGGCGTCATTCAGCTACATCAACGAAAAGAACAAGCGACGCTCGACGAGTTGATTGTCCTCACTTCTTTGGGGCATCCAGACTATATTTTCATCGAGGGCTTTAAAGAAGCAAGGTTTGAAAAAGTTGTTTTGCTGCGGTCAGCAGACGAATGGTTACAACTTCAAAGCTTGCAACACATCTCTTTAGTAATCACACAAGAAGTGATCGAACTGGACAATATCCCTGTGATTCTGCAGAATGACAGTAAGCAATTACGTGAGTGGTTTACTAACTGGATGGATGGTGACAGGAATGAAGGCGTTTGA
- a CDS encoding molybdenum cofactor biosynthesis protein MoaE has product MKAFEIVTEAINPQIYADFVLRPEAGAVTLFTGHVREWTKGVRTLHLSYEAYVPMAEKKLAQIGEEIERRWEGTQVAIAHRIGELQISDIAVVIAVSSPHRKTAYEANEYAIERIKEIVPIWKKEIWEDGEEWIGDQKKKPEGGLA; this is encoded by the coding sequence ATGAAGGCGTTTGAAATCGTAACAGAAGCAATTAATCCTCAAATTTACGCAGATTTTGTATTACGGCCGGAAGCGGGAGCAGTCACTTTGTTTACGGGACATGTTCGTGAATGGACAAAAGGCGTGCGGACACTGCATTTATCATACGAAGCCTATGTACCGATGGCTGAGAAAAAACTGGCGCAAATTGGTGAAGAAATTGAACGGCGCTGGGAAGGAACACAAGTCGCCATTGCGCACCGCATTGGCGAGCTGCAAATTAGCGATATCGCAGTTGTCATCGCAGTTTCGTCTCCTCACCGAAAAACAGCTTACGAAGCAAATGAATACGCGATAGAACGGATTAAGGAAATCGTCCCCATTTGGAAAAAAGAAATTTGGGAAGACGGGGAAGAGTGGATTGGCGATCAAAAGAAGAAACCAGAAGGAGGATTAGCATGA
- the moaD gene encoding molybdopterin converting factor subunit 1: MITLCYFAGLKEQTGVSEEQVDMAGQTVDDLWQWATTKYPDFLSGATRLAVNEEYALPTDVLERGDVVAFIPPVSGG, encoded by the coding sequence ATGATCACCTTATGTTACTTTGCAGGACTCAAAGAACAGACCGGAGTTTCTGAAGAACAAGTCGATATGGCCGGACAGACCGTTGACGATTTATGGCAGTGGGCAACGACAAAATATCCGGATTTTCTGTCGGGTGCAACTCGTTTAGCTGTCAATGAAGAATACGCGTTGCCGACGGATGTCTTAGAAAGAGGGGACGTCGTGGCTTTTATTCCACCCGTTAGCGGAGGATGA
- a CDS encoding molybdenum cofactor guanylyltransferase, with the protein MKSTVGILLAGGLSRRFGSPKAFAELAGIPFYEHAYKALTNVCDHVVIISRPELITRFPSKYDVITDLDWIAGQGPLAGIFSGMNHMQADNYLVLPCDMPFVGPAETAKLLALTEDSSDISAVWNTTEKIPLFSVWDICVQEPLQKELETGQLRVMKFMEKVTTQWINSSEIHKDQLVFRNVNQPDD; encoded by the coding sequence ATGAAGTCAACTGTCGGAATCTTGCTTGCAGGTGGACTGTCGCGCCGTTTTGGTTCGCCAAAAGCGTTTGCTGAGTTAGCAGGAATACCTTTTTACGAGCACGCTTATAAAGCATTAACGAATGTCTGTGACCATGTAGTCATTATTTCTAGGCCCGAGTTAATCACTCGTTTCCCTTCTAAGTATGATGTCATCACAGATCTAGACTGGATTGCCGGACAAGGCCCCCTTGCTGGAATTTTCTCGGGGATGAACCATATGCAAGCGGATAACTATTTGGTGCTGCCTTGTGATATGCCGTTTGTCGGTCCAGCTGAAACAGCAAAGCTTCTAGCTTTAACCGAAGATTCTTCAGATATATCAGCTGTATGGAACACCACTGAAAAAATTCCTTTGTTCAGTGTTTGGGATATCTGTGTACAAGAACCGCTACAAAAAGAATTAGAAACTGGTCAATTACGTGTGATGAAATTTATGGAAAAAGTGACCACTCAGTGGATAAACTCGTCAGAAATCCATAAAGATCAACTTGTTTTTCGCAACGTGAATCAACCTGACGACTAA